The proteins below are encoded in one region of Rhodopirellula islandica:
- a CDS encoding GMC family oxidoreductase — MSSINDLWQDPNATPLDFIVVGGGAGGGPLAARLAERGYQVLVLEMGPVKPPMPPDATVENTEVPLLHPETTEDPRHSLRYFVKHHDHDPEHSLDPKVHLGEQADERGIYYPRAQGIGGCTIHHAMITICGPPKDWDEIAELTGDPSWRGESMRAYFERIECCHYDQPRSWWGKFKSALGFHGGWRDGRHGHSGWLNTTMASTRFLKKEKQFFRSVLSAAAQSADSSTDQIAEWIRPVLKGRAFPGLDPNHWKTIRHSQEGLTQIPTAIGLDGRRSGVRERLLDAAKEHPDRLHLVGDAMVSRLLFDRTGDTPRAIGVEVVLKAHAYQADPNHSEIPTDSFSQPQAIYCNREVILSGGTFNSPQLLMLSGIGPQDHLQTNQIEVIHDLPGVGCHLQDRYEVPIVATLTDRFRTLDELSLTSLGEAAKNDSVLQAWKRGDQPIEDNFYATNGGVIGLFKRSQKEDHTPDLFMFAIAGRFPGYQVGWSKPSALAPAIGSSRVPEKAPTDAASKHKRSLTWVVLKARTHHQDGYVRLRDGNPSRRPDINFRSFPGLHDDALDGTDADLEAIVEGVQTIQEILLHGKKSGAIESYELPGLSSFDGDIRRWIRHTAWGHHAAGTCKMGSHDETDAVVDSRLKVRGIQGLRIVDASVFPKIPGYFIVTNIYMLSEKAADILTEDHPLPDKLATDPNAPLLESSTAHATRRAYPIEFEREEAELIRRRRQVAGLDSSVPPNDGAQS, encoded by the coding sequence ATGAGTTCGATCAACGACCTGTGGCAAGACCCCAACGCGACTCCCTTGGACTTCATCGTCGTCGGAGGAGGCGCCGGTGGCGGTCCACTGGCAGCGAGATTGGCCGAGCGTGGGTACCAGGTCCTCGTGTTGGAAATGGGACCGGTCAAACCACCAATGCCTCCCGATGCCACAGTGGAAAACACCGAGGTTCCGCTGTTGCATCCGGAAACAACCGAGGACCCGCGGCATTCGCTGCGGTACTTCGTCAAACACCATGACCATGATCCGGAACACAGCCTCGACCCCAAGGTTCACCTGGGTGAACAAGCGGACGAACGTGGCATCTATTACCCTCGTGCCCAGGGCATTGGCGGGTGCACGATCCACCACGCCATGATCACCATCTGTGGGCCACCGAAAGACTGGGACGAAATCGCAGAACTCACGGGGGACCCGTCGTGGCGAGGCGAATCCATGCGTGCCTATTTTGAACGCATCGAATGCTGCCACTACGATCAACCAAGATCCTGGTGGGGAAAATTCAAATCCGCACTCGGTTTCCACGGGGGCTGGCGAGACGGACGTCATGGCCACTCCGGTTGGTTGAACACAACCATGGCCAGCACGCGGTTCTTGAAAAAAGAGAAACAGTTCTTTCGATCCGTGCTGTCTGCAGCAGCTCAAAGCGCCGACTCGAGCACCGATCAAATCGCGGAATGGATCCGGCCAGTCCTCAAGGGACGTGCGTTTCCCGGCCTCGACCCCAACCACTGGAAAACAATACGGCACAGCCAAGAGGGTTTGACTCAAATCCCAACCGCGATCGGATTGGACGGTCGACGCAGCGGCGTGCGAGAACGTCTTCTGGATGCCGCCAAGGAGCACCCCGACCGCCTTCACTTGGTAGGTGATGCGATGGTGTCCCGGTTGCTCTTCGATCGCACGGGTGATACCCCGAGAGCCATCGGCGTCGAGGTTGTTCTGAAAGCCCATGCCTACCAAGCGGATCCCAACCACTCCGAGATTCCGACAGACTCTTTCAGCCAGCCCCAAGCCATCTACTGCAACCGGGAAGTGATTCTCTCCGGTGGGACGTTCAACTCCCCGCAACTCCTGATGCTTTCAGGGATCGGCCCCCAGGATCACCTTCAAACGAATCAGATCGAAGTGATCCATGATTTGCCCGGCGTCGGCTGTCATCTTCAGGACCGCTATGAGGTCCCCATCGTCGCGACTCTGACCGATCGCTTCCGCACCTTGGATGAACTCTCGCTGACCTCCTTGGGCGAAGCGGCCAAGAACGACTCGGTGCTTCAAGCATGGAAACGTGGGGACCAACCGATCGAGGATAACTTTTATGCGACCAACGGTGGCGTGATCGGGTTGTTCAAACGGTCGCAGAAAGAAGATCACACCCCTGATCTGTTCATGTTTGCAATCGCGGGACGATTCCCTGGGTACCAGGTTGGTTGGTCAAAGCCCTCGGCGCTCGCACCGGCAATCGGCTCGTCCCGTGTTCCAGAGAAGGCACCCACCGACGCCGCCTCCAAGCACAAACGCTCGCTGACCTGGGTGGTACTGAAAGCCAGAACGCATCATCAGGACGGTTACGTCCGACTCCGCGATGGGAATCCCAGCCGTCGCCCCGACATCAATTTCCGCTCCTTCCCGGGTCTCCATGACGATGCTCTGGACGGCACTGACGCGGACCTCGAAGCGATCGTCGAGGGAGTGCAAACGATTCAGGAAATCTTGCTGCACGGAAAAAAGAGCGGTGCCATCGAGTCCTACGAACTTCCCGGCCTCAGCAGTTTTGATGGCGATATTCGACGATGGATCCGCCACACGGCCTGGGGACACCACGCTGCCGGCACTTGCAAAATGGGCAGCCATGATGAAACCGATGCGGTGGTCGACTCACGCCTGAAAGTCCGAGGGATTCAAGGCCTGCGGATCGTTGACGCCAGCGTGTTCCCCAAAATCCCAGGCTACTTCATTGTCACGAATATCTACATGCTCTCGGAAAAGGCAGCGGACATTTTGACCGAAGATCATCCGCTTCCAGACAAACTCGCCACCGATCCCAACGCTCCGCTGCTGGAATCCTCCACGGCCCATGCGACGCGCCGTGCCTACCCAATTGAATTCGAACGGGAGGAGGCTGAACTGATCCGTCGCAGACGCCAAGTCGCAGGGCTTGATTCCTCCGTTCCTCCAAACGATGGAGCCCAATCATGA
- a CDS encoding C1 family peptidase, whose amino-acid sequence MPRNEISLDSTDYVLDARPDRIDHRDRPYQPPLISLPSRWPTERDIALALPYFSALVDDQGTEGACTGFGLAAVINFVIWRDTVLRLPRSDRGLLAIDLDQAISPAVSPYQLYHLARTYDEWEGEDYEGSSCRGAVKGYHKHGACLKSLWPEKKPPTGEARSLWQADAASRPLGAYYRIDRLSINDLQAAIYEVGAVYASAKVHGGWKLSSSPDKLPVIRRAPMAPHIGAHSFAIIGYESRGFIVQNSWGGDWGYYGFAILPYDDWAHSALDAWVAVMGAPTSVAADHVDDETTNTGVMQAMTLHSYRKDSLSLATTRNPGWFWGRSDSGERTVSPLSREEAYGLTVVLENDGRPLRRRVGFESVGEALEEIVHQLPKRWFQNFGEEFGDTLKLMVFFHGGLNSETDSLRRIEKMAPYFLANGIYPLFITWRTSFRDSITGILEDSLQRFFRPPTRADSLGWREAIREQVSEATDRAIEVACQQLLVKPIWTQMKQNAQAAIARDRGMYLVAQSIEKLFGELGGGELHLIGHSAGSLPIGHLLRRLQTRSMSVQSCRLFAPACTTDFANDHFGRAFEREVLSPDDFYLHVLSDKLERDDNISRYGKSLLYLVSRALEINHKEPLLGLEYLHQTDPAQVPNDFWHIPMSRREGDRVNPDVQRWQENFLPLIPTKNITVHTETDVVTRVGSHGTSDTIRQTHGSFDNNIGLLTKCISQIRGKEANPKVTDLHDQ is encoded by the coding sequence ATGCCTCGCAATGAAATCTCCCTGGACTCCACCGACTATGTGCTCGATGCGCGCCCCGATCGCATCGATCATCGCGACCGCCCCTATCAGCCACCGCTGATATCGCTGCCGAGTCGTTGGCCAACCGAGCGTGACATTGCGCTGGCGCTGCCCTATTTCTCCGCCTTGGTCGACGACCAGGGAACCGAGGGTGCCTGCACAGGATTCGGGCTCGCCGCCGTCATCAACTTTGTCATCTGGCGAGACACGGTCTTGCGACTGCCACGCAGCGATCGCGGTCTGTTGGCAATCGACCTGGATCAGGCCATCTCGCCAGCGGTCAGCCCTTACCAGCTCTACCACCTGGCACGCACCTACGATGAATGGGAAGGCGAAGACTATGAAGGCAGCAGTTGCCGGGGGGCGGTCAAAGGTTACCACAAACATGGTGCGTGCTTGAAATCGTTGTGGCCGGAGAAGAAGCCACCCACGGGAGAGGCGAGGAGCCTCTGGCAAGCCGACGCGGCTTCGCGGCCCTTGGGGGCTTACTACCGCATTGACCGTCTCTCGATCAATGATTTGCAAGCTGCGATCTACGAAGTCGGTGCGGTCTACGCTTCGGCAAAAGTGCATGGGGGATGGAAGCTCTCCAGTTCGCCAGACAAATTGCCGGTCATCCGTCGAGCCCCAATGGCCCCTCACATCGGCGCTCACTCCTTCGCGATCATCGGCTACGAGTCGCGCGGGTTCATCGTCCAAAATTCCTGGGGCGGAGACTGGGGGTACTACGGCTTCGCGATCTTGCCCTACGACGACTGGGCGCACTCCGCGCTCGATGCTTGGGTCGCAGTCATGGGCGCGCCGACGTCCGTGGCGGCAGACCATGTCGACGATGAAACCACCAACACCGGTGTCATGCAAGCGATGACGCTGCATAGTTATCGCAAGGACTCGCTGTCGCTCGCCACCACTCGAAACCCAGGTTGGTTCTGGGGGCGAAGTGATTCCGGCGAACGCACGGTCTCACCACTCAGCCGGGAAGAAGCCTACGGTCTCACGGTTGTCCTTGAGAACGATGGTCGCCCACTGCGAAGACGGGTGGGTTTTGAATCGGTCGGAGAAGCCCTCGAGGAAATCGTCCACCAACTGCCCAAGCGTTGGTTTCAAAACTTCGGCGAAGAATTTGGGGACACGCTCAAGCTGATGGTCTTCTTTCATGGCGGCCTGAACAGCGAAACCGATTCTCTGCGGCGGATCGAGAAGATGGCACCTTACTTCCTTGCCAATGGAATTTACCCCCTGTTCATCACCTGGCGGACCAGCTTTCGGGATTCCATCACCGGCATCTTGGAAGACAGCCTGCAACGATTCTTTCGTCCGCCCACCCGAGCGGATTCGTTGGGCTGGCGAGAGGCAATTCGCGAACAGGTCAGTGAAGCCACAGACCGCGCGATCGAAGTCGCGTGCCAACAGTTGCTCGTCAAGCCGATCTGGACGCAAATGAAGCAGAATGCCCAAGCGGCGATCGCACGTGATCGAGGAATGTACTTGGTTGCACAGTCCATCGAGAAACTGTTCGGAGAACTGGGCGGAGGAGAACTTCATTTGATCGGGCATTCAGCCGGATCACTTCCGATTGGCCATTTGTTGCGGCGATTGCAAACGCGATCCATGTCGGTTCAATCCTGCCGACTCTTCGCTCCCGCCTGCACAACTGATTTCGCAAACGACCATTTCGGCCGCGCCTTTGAACGAGAGGTGCTGTCACCGGATGACTTCTACTTGCACGTGTTGTCGGACAAACTCGAACGGGACGACAACATCTCTCGCTATGGAAAGTCCTTGCTCTATCTCGTCTCTCGTGCGCTCGAGATCAACCACAAGGAACCATTGCTGGGTTTGGAATACCTCCACCAAACGGATCCCGCCCAGGTGCCAAACGACTTTTGGCACATTCCGATGTCGCGCCGAGAAGGCGATCGAGTCAACCCAGATGTCCAGCGTTGGCAAGAAAACTTCCTGCCATTGATTCCGACCAAGAACATCACCGTGCACACCGAAACCGATGTGGTGACTCGCGTGGGTTCACACGGGACATCAGACACCATCCGACAGACCCACGGTTCCTTCGACAACAACATCGGTCTGCTGACGAAATGCATTTCTCAGATCAGGGGCAAGGAAGCCAATCCGAAGGTGACTGACTTACACGATCAATAA
- a CDS encoding S8 family peptidase produces the protein MNGDQGQAASFKDAYVVLKNMAPRVGDPFSVPATISEASLEDRISIDTDEMTMPEVVQRSQERNVQAIAPVMPMRLIEPVASVAVNGLDPQTSASSGGATWGIEAVRATSSAFTGEGITVAVLDTGIDAGHPAFAATSITQRDFTGEGDGDNHGHGTHCAGTVCGNLGSTRIGVAPGVSRLLVGKVLGQSGGATNWIVNGILWAMEEGANVISMSLGTDFQRYRENLVARGIPTLAATSIALQGYRANVRLYDSLANTIRAQQSFRPSGCIVVAASGNESARDGNPAYEIAAAPPSNADGFLSVAAIGRNSNHSGFEVASFSNTGANVAAPGVDVVSAWPGGGLRSLNGTSMATPHVAGVAALWAQKALQQTGRIHAGDLMGKLVGNASIPTGLLAADVGTGLVVAP, from the coding sequence ATGAACGGTGATCAGGGGCAAGCAGCAAGTTTCAAGGACGCTTACGTGGTGCTGAAAAACATGGCACCTCGCGTGGGTGATCCCTTTTCGGTGCCGGCAACAATCTCGGAAGCCTCGTTGGAAGATCGAATCTCGATCGACACGGACGAGATGACGATGCCAGAAGTGGTCCAACGAAGTCAGGAGCGAAACGTCCAAGCGATCGCTCCCGTGATGCCGATGCGGTTGATTGAACCAGTGGCATCGGTCGCCGTGAATGGACTCGATCCCCAAACATCCGCCTCGTCCGGCGGTGCGACCTGGGGCATCGAAGCCGTGCGGGCAACGTCCAGTGCCTTCACTGGTGAAGGAATCACCGTCGCGGTATTGGACACTGGCATCGATGCAGGGCACCCGGCATTCGCCGCCACGTCCATCACTCAACGTGACTTCACCGGAGAGGGCGACGGTGACAACCACGGTCACGGAACCCACTGTGCGGGGACCGTCTGTGGCAATCTTGGCAGCACACGCATTGGCGTTGCCCCGGGCGTGAGTCGGTTGTTGGTTGGCAAAGTGCTTGGGCAATCCGGCGGAGCCACCAACTGGATCGTCAATGGCATCCTGTGGGCAATGGAAGAGGGTGCCAATGTGATCTCCATGTCGCTTGGCACGGACTTCCAACGATATCGCGAGAACCTTGTCGCTCGCGGGATCCCAACCTTGGCAGCGACCAGCATTGCATTGCAGGGATACCGAGCCAACGTTCGGTTGTATGACAGCCTCGCCAACACCATCCGTGCTCAGCAATCATTCCGTCCGTCGGGATGCATCGTTGTGGCGGCGTCCGGGAATGAAAGCGCTCGCGACGGCAATCCCGCCTACGAGATCGCTGCCGCACCACCATCCAACGCGGATGGCTTCCTTTCCGTGGCCGCGATTGGACGCAATTCCAATCACTCGGGATTTGAAGTCGCCAGCTTTTCCAATACGGGAGCGAACGTCGCGGCCCCTGGCGTGGATGTTGTCTCTGCTTGGCCAGGTGGCGGACTTCGATCGCTCAATGGAACCAGCATGGCGACACCGCATGTCGCTGGCGTGGCGGCGCTGTGGGCTCAAAAAGCTCTTCAACAAACCGGTCGCATCCATGCCGGCGATCTGATGGGAAAACTAGTCGGCAATGCCTCGATTCCGACTGGACTGTTGGCAGCTGATGTTGGGACCGGATTGGTTGTCGCCCCCTGA
- a CDS encoding RNA polymerase sigma factor produces MSQGPETRASLIGKLNEPTSEEVWTEFVTIYRPLVVRVALAKGLQHADAEDLTQDVFAAVRRSLTKFESRGSGSFRAWLFQITRNLALNHLTRSKGPVGSGDSHVQQWLMQQPERENETATLFDHELRRQQFQLAADRVQPHVAPATWQSFWMTAVEGKSISCVAESLGKSEGSVRMAKCRVLARLQQEAQAISGQWETEA; encoded by the coding sequence ATGTCGCAAGGTCCGGAAACACGAGCGTCGCTGATTGGCAAGCTGAATGAGCCGACTTCGGAAGAAGTTTGGACGGAGTTTGTCACGATCTATCGGCCGCTGGTGGTTCGGGTCGCCTTGGCGAAAGGGTTGCAGCACGCGGATGCGGAAGATTTGACGCAAGACGTTTTCGCGGCGGTGCGACGGTCGCTGACCAAGTTCGAGTCGCGTGGTAGCGGTTCGTTTCGTGCTTGGTTGTTCCAAATCACTCGCAACTTGGCCCTCAATCATCTGACGCGTTCCAAGGGACCGGTCGGATCGGGTGACAGTCATGTTCAACAGTGGTTGATGCAGCAACCCGAACGAGAGAACGAAACAGCCACCTTGTTCGACCACGAACTGCGTCGTCAGCAATTCCAACTCGCCGCTGATCGTGTGCAACCGCATGTGGCACCCGCGACGTGGCAATCCTTTTGGATGACGGCCGTCGAGGGCAAATCCATCTCCTGTGTCGCGGAATCGCTCGGGAAGTCCGAGGGATCCGTGCGAATGGCAAAGTGCCGCGTGTTGGCTCGTTTGCAACAAGAAGCTCAAGCAATTTCTGGTCAGTGGGAGACGGAAGCATGA
- a CDS encoding serine/threonine-protein kinase, giving the protein MIARIRDEKHDGGLHYDRETLNDYLHDRLDADTQEVTQHIEVCEQCQAHVERLVTDDVTWEEVGELLREPIANGGEHRSDDFEFEPEAKDRSSWIQFLQPSDAPGSIGRFARFEVHQILGRGGMGIVMEATDTSLGRRCAVKVLAPELATSAAARKRFSREAKSAAAVVHPHVVPIQTVDEHEGLPYLVMPVVDGPSLQQRVDRDGPLSLIETVRIASQIADGLAAAHEQGLVHRDIKPANVLLENGVERVQITDFGLARAVDDASMTRSGVIAGTPQYMSPEQAHGDSIDHRSDLFSLGSVIHFMLSGRSPFRAETTMGVLNRIGNDQPRSLRQINPDVPEWLDTIVARLLSKDPDLRYQSSSEVAELLIAWQAHLLDPANARAPESAPHAKTLASRSGIGGRFNGKLPWVLAAGMFGFFAWAATVIILQTDQGTLRIESSADANVPIVIRKGGEVVEELTVTSDGASVEVKAGEYVIEIAGEADGFEVLDQSVVIQRGQTQVARIALLASEASDRPSAGDWRMEGKEPPKISPFTRMEYDHGKVLVEFESKTYQLSGVDQFTIANLVLQSRALYGRKWKKRLSEDLVELLWEMNHFPGDTVDLHLKDLETGERRTIGDAKMTEENRSELYRDNEHNQPENDGDVKSTDPLENRFPMHWGGGPAGYQVLVDQSVKHSGEFSASLESTSQSWQPSFGTIVQAIQASEYTGKRIRFSGFIKTDKTEAAGLWLRVDSAERGTVAFDNMQSRRIEGTNDWQEVQIVLDVPKDASVLTFGAILSGAGRLWVDDLSITVVDQDVEPTRPPMKGKKQEIQVAEGLSESPLNLDFELGVGLVLIRSGTKSVFERVSEVFSG; this is encoded by the coding sequence ATGATCGCACGCATTCGAGATGAGAAGCACGACGGTGGGCTTCACTACGATCGGGAAACGCTCAACGATTATCTCCACGACCGCTTGGACGCGGACACGCAAGAGGTCACCCAGCACATCGAGGTCTGCGAGCAATGTCAGGCTCACGTGGAGCGTTTGGTCACCGATGACGTGACGTGGGAGGAAGTCGGCGAGTTGCTTCGGGAGCCGATTGCGAACGGCGGCGAACACCGCTCGGACGACTTTGAATTCGAGCCCGAAGCCAAGGATCGCTCGAGTTGGATTCAGTTCCTTCAGCCTTCCGACGCGCCCGGATCCATCGGCCGTTTTGCACGGTTCGAGGTTCATCAAATCCTTGGCCGCGGCGGGATGGGAATCGTCATGGAAGCGACGGACACCTCGCTTGGCCGGCGCTGCGCGGTGAAGGTTCTCGCACCTGAGTTGGCCACGTCCGCCGCCGCCCGCAAACGTTTTTCGCGGGAAGCCAAAAGTGCCGCGGCGGTGGTTCATCCGCATGTGGTTCCAATTCAAACGGTCGACGAACACGAGGGACTGCCCTACTTGGTCATGCCGGTTGTGGATGGCCCGAGCCTGCAACAACGAGTCGATCGCGACGGCCCGTTGTCCTTGATCGAAACCGTCCGCATCGCGTCGCAGATCGCCGATGGCTTGGCCGCTGCACATGAGCAAGGTTTGGTGCATCGCGATATCAAACCCGCCAACGTGTTGCTGGAAAATGGCGTCGAGCGAGTCCAAATCACGGACTTCGGTTTGGCTCGAGCGGTAGACGACGCCAGCATGACTCGCAGTGGCGTGATCGCGGGAACGCCGCAGTACATGTCTCCCGAACAAGCCCACGGGGATTCGATCGATCATCGCAGCGACCTGTTTTCGCTGGGTAGCGTGATCCACTTCATGCTGTCTGGTCGCAGCCCGTTTCGAGCGGAAACGACGATGGGAGTTCTCAACCGGATTGGCAACGACCAACCAAGATCGCTTCGACAAATCAACCCAGATGTTCCCGAGTGGCTTGATACGATTGTGGCGAGATTGCTGAGCAAAGATCCCGACCTACGCTACCAAAGTTCTTCGGAAGTCGCTGAGTTGTTGATAGCTTGGCAAGCTCATTTGCTGGATCCGGCCAACGCCAGAGCACCTGAGTCCGCACCGCATGCCAAGACGCTGGCAAGTCGTTCCGGCATCGGCGGGCGTTTCAATGGCAAGCTGCCTTGGGTTCTTGCCGCCGGGATGTTTGGTTTCTTCGCTTGGGCCGCGACCGTCATCATCCTGCAGACCGACCAGGGAACACTCCGGATCGAAAGCTCCGCAGACGCAAACGTGCCGATTGTGATTCGCAAAGGAGGCGAGGTTGTTGAGGAATTGACCGTGACCAGCGACGGTGCATCCGTCGAAGTGAAGGCGGGCGAGTACGTGATCGAGATCGCCGGTGAAGCGGACGGGTTCGAGGTGTTGGACCAGTCCGTCGTCATTCAACGTGGACAGACACAGGTGGCAAGGATCGCGTTGCTTGCATCAGAAGCCTCCGATCGACCCAGCGCGGGCGACTGGCGAATGGAAGGCAAAGAACCGCCCAAGATCTCTCCGTTCACTCGGATGGAATATGACCACGGAAAAGTCTTGGTTGAATTCGAGTCCAAGACCTATCAGCTGTCAGGTGTGGATCAGTTCACCATCGCAAACCTTGTTCTGCAATCGCGAGCACTTTACGGTCGTAAATGGAAAAAGCGATTGAGTGAGGACTTGGTCGAGTTGCTTTGGGAAATGAATCACTTTCCTGGGGACACGGTGGATCTTCACCTGAAGGATCTAGAAACAGGCGAAAGGAGGACAATCGGAGATGCGAAAATGACTGAGGAAAATCGAAGTGAGCTGTATCGGGACAACGAGCACAATCAACCGGAGAATGACGGCGATGTTAAGTCAACCGACCCACTCGAGAATCGGTTCCCAATGCACTGGGGAGGCGGTCCTGCTGGGTACCAAGTGCTAGTTGATCAGTCAGTCAAACACTCTGGTGAGTTCAGTGCGTCGTTGGAAAGCACCAGTCAATCGTGGCAGCCAAGTTTCGGGACGATCGTCCAAGCGATTCAAGCTTCCGAGTACACCGGAAAGCGGATCCGTTTCAGCGGTTTCATCAAGACAGACAAGACGGAGGCTGCCGGCTTGTGGTTGCGAGTCGATTCTGCCGAGCGTGGGACAGTCGCGTTCGACAACATGCAGTCTCGCCGAATCGAGGGAACCAATGACTGGCAGGAAGTGCAAATCGTTTTGGACGTTCCCAAGGATGCATCGGTGCTGACGTTTGGTGCGATTCTCTCTGGGGCTGGTCGCCTTTGGGTGGATGATTTGTCGATCACGGTTGTTGATCAGGATGTTGAACCCACGCGGCCACCAATGAAGGGGAAGAAACAGGAAATTCAAGTCGCTGAGGGGCTGTCTGAAAGCCCGCTGAATCTTGATTTTGAGTTGGGGGTTGGTTTGGTCCTCATTCGATCCGGCACGAAGAGTGTTTTCGAGCGAGTGTCGGAGGTCTTTTCAGGATAG
- a CDS encoding AAA family ATPase — MIHRIAIAGYRSIRSLTVRLGELTVVTGPNGSGKTNLYRSLRLIASAANGNLNQSLAEEGGFESVLWAGPETIPNEMKRGEVPLQGTLRRKPIALKLAFSADPMSYCIDLGIPVPSQSMFDGDPEIKRECIWTGPTPDARSLCVDRKGANLRCRSGKGKWQDIDLHLSRGTSLMTEYADPFAAPEIIVMKEQLRGWRFYDTFRCDSHAPARLPSPQTFTPVMANDGSNLAAALQTIREIGDSHIVEQAIEEAFPGSQLHVQSGESGMQVVLTQPGMLRGLTARELSDGTLRYLLLLAALFSPRPPELLVLNEPETSLHPDLIGPLANMICRAAERSQVIVVSHNQHLVAQLERDDICVPVRLNKETGETIVEGTDLLSQHGWKWPAR; from the coding sequence TTGATCCACCGCATTGCAATCGCCGGCTACCGTTCGATCCGCTCGCTGACCGTGCGACTGGGTGAGTTGACGGTGGTCACCGGACCAAATGGAAGCGGCAAAACGAATCTGTATCGTTCGCTGCGTTTGATCGCCTCCGCAGCCAATGGCAACCTCAACCAATCGTTGGCGGAAGAAGGCGGATTTGAATCGGTCCTTTGGGCTGGCCCAGAGACGATCCCCAACGAAATGAAACGGGGTGAGGTTCCCTTGCAAGGAACCTTGCGTCGAAAACCCATCGCATTGAAACTCGCCTTCTCCGCCGATCCGATGAGCTACTGCATCGACCTTGGGATCCCGGTTCCCTCCCAGTCCATGTTCGATGGTGACCCTGAGATCAAACGCGAATGCATCTGGACGGGGCCGACGCCGGACGCCAGATCGCTGTGCGTTGATCGCAAAGGAGCGAACTTGCGATGCCGATCGGGGAAAGGCAAATGGCAAGACATCGATTTGCATTTGTCTCGCGGGACAAGCCTGATGACCGAGTACGCCGATCCTTTCGCGGCTCCCGAGATCATCGTGATGAAGGAGCAGTTGCGGGGATGGAGGTTTTACGACACGTTCCGATGTGACTCGCACGCGCCCGCTCGACTGCCATCGCCTCAGACGTTCACTCCGGTGATGGCCAACGATGGATCCAACTTGGCCGCGGCACTGCAAACGATCCGTGAAATCGGCGACAGCCACATTGTCGAACAAGCCATCGAAGAAGCCTTCCCTGGATCGCAACTTCACGTGCAATCCGGCGAGAGCGGCATGCAAGTCGTGCTGACTCAGCCTGGCATGCTGCGTGGTCTCACGGCGAGAGAATTGTCCGATGGCACGCTGCGGTATCTGCTATTGCTGGCCGCATTGTTCTCACCGCGACCACCGGAGTTGTTGGTGCTGAACGAACCCGAAACCAGCTTGCACCCGGACCTGATCGGACCGCTGGCAAACATGATCTGCCGAGCCGCCGAGCGAAGCCAAGTCATTGTCGTCAGTCATAATCAACATCTCGTTGCCCAACTGGAACGGGATGACATCTGTGTGCCGGTGCGCCTGAACAAGGAGACGGGTGAAACCATCGTCGAAGGAACCGACTTGCTGAGCCAGCACGGATGGAAGTGGCCGGCGCGGTAG
- a CDS encoding methyltransferase family protein: MTNSDDRQPSNRETTVRDTPVRIVSAYLVVQAIGTLAWWILLLVYPASIPWFQPAAWPNGALLSFWMADFVLIIAGSLLAAICVWRQASSATTLVWIVAAITWYPTLVCIATSLQTGEAWIASAMMVCMAGLSLSMATIHGNTSQSPATIRVASMSSAVATALTLVQTVIFWGTFLWVLPLGIVELQLRLGWQVFQHPLQSPLSGGLFLVASSLGLWSGITMAIRGDGTPLPTATAPRLVIAGPYRYVRNPMALAGIVQGIAVGWFLGSLPVIVYALCGAVVWHVFVRPVEERDLQIRFGADYHRYQKHVRLWIPTVPFS, encoded by the coding sequence GTGACCAACAGTGACGATCGGCAACCGAGCAACCGCGAAACAACGGTGAGAGACACTCCCGTTCGGATTGTCTCCGCCTATCTCGTCGTGCAAGCCATTGGCACGCTGGCGTGGTGGATCTTGTTGCTTGTCTATCCGGCCAGCATCCCGTGGTTTCAGCCCGCCGCTTGGCCGAATGGTGCACTGCTTTCGTTTTGGATGGCGGACTTCGTGTTGATCATCGCTGGCTCACTCTTGGCCGCGATTTGCGTGTGGCGTCAAGCGTCTTCGGCCACCACTTTGGTTTGGATTGTTGCAGCGATCACTTGGTACCCAACCTTGGTGTGCATCGCGACCAGCCTGCAAACCGGAGAAGCTTGGATCGCATCGGCGATGATGGTTTGCATGGCTGGGTTGTCGCTTTCCATGGCAACGATCCATGGAAACACGTCGCAATCTCCCGCCACGATTCGCGTTGCTTCGATGAGTTCCGCTGTGGCAACCGCGTTGACTCTGGTGCAAACCGTGATCTTCTGGGGGACGTTTCTGTGGGTGCTGCCGCTGGGAATCGTTGAACTGCAACTTCGACTCGGATGGCAAGTGTTTCAACATCCGCTGCAGTCACCATTGTCCGGTGGTTTGTTTCTTGTTGCATCGTCGCTTGGGCTATGGAGCGGCATCACGATGGCGATTCGCGGCGATGGCACGCCTCTGCCCACGGCCACCGCACCTCGTTTGGTGATCGCCGGTCCGTACCGCTACGTGCGCAACCCGATGGCACTCGCGGGCATCGTTCAAGGCATCGCGGTGGGATGGTTTCTCGGCAGCCTTCCTGTCATTGTTTACGCCCTGTGCGGGGCAGTGGTCTGGCACGTCTTTGTGCGTCCCGTCGAAGAACGCGATCTTCAGATTCGGTTCGGGGCAGACTATCATCGCTACCAGAAACACGTCCGACTCTGGATCCCCACGGTGCCTTTCTCTTGA